AAATCAGCCCTTTTACCGGATTGTTGCCGTGGATTCTCGCGTAAAACAATGTGGTAAATACTTGGAATGTGTGGGTTGGTATGACCCCAAGCCGGATCCCTCTAAAATCAATATCGAAACAGAACGCGCGATTTACTGGCTTTCTGTAGGTGCACAGCCTACTGATACAGTACGTTCACTGTTGCGTAAAGCCGGAATATTACAGATCTGGCACGAACGAAAAATCGCCAAAGCAGAATAACAAACAGGATATCGAGGTGAAGCATGAAAGATCTCATTGAATTCATGGTTAAAGCTCTTGTGGACGATCCCAGTGAAGTGTCAATCACCGAGATCACTGGTGGTAAGGTAACAATATTTGAACTTCGTGTAGCTAAAACCGATATAGGAAAGGTAATAGGGAAACGAGGACGTACAGCTGGAGCTATCCGCACAATTATTAACGCAGTATCTACCAAGCAAGGAAAGCGCGCCGAACTGGAAATCATTGAGTAAATGACTGCCCCTCACCTTATCGGAATAGGCAGACTGGGCGGAAGGGACAGCGACGGTTGGCACCATGTGATGATCAAGCCGGAATATAAAGAAGGCTTTAATCACATAGAAGAGCTGTATTTGATCTTTGAAGAAAATAGAGTGTTTTACGTAACTATATGCGATAAGAAGCTACGTGATAAAAAGATGTGGGTGCGATTTGCAGAAGACGGCATAGCCGAAGAACGCAAACTCCACAAAGAAGCCATCCTAGCCCTGGAAGATGATAGTGAAGAATCAGATGATGAAACGCTATTGGGGCATGATGCCGTGTATGAAGGTAACCTGCTCGGGTGTGTGGTGGATGTATTTTTTAATGGAGCTCAGGATGTATTGGTTATAGCCACAGATCTCGAGATTGAATTGATGGTACCTTTTGTGGATCACTATCTTGAAGATGAAGGGATGCAGAGCGACGTAATCTTCCTTAGAAACATGGAAGACTTGTTGGCTGCTAACGGCATGACCATCAGAGACGGGTTATTGTTAATTAACCAAGATGAAAATTGATGTATTAAGCCTCTTTCCGGAGGCATTTACCAGTTTTTTGGGTACCAGCATTGTATCTAGAGCAATCCAAAAAAAAGCGATAGTAGTGGAATTGGATGATATCCGGGCTTATAGCACGGATAAACACCATTGTGTAGATGACTATCCTTACGGTGGATTTGCCGGTATGGTGGCTACTCCTCAACCGCTTTGGGATGCAATTCAAGCCAAATTGAAGGCAGGTCCTGCTCCGGTTATTTACTTTACACCGCAGGGAAGACGGTTAGATCAGAAGATTTTGCTCAATTATGCCAGTGAATCACACTTGATTCTAGTATGTGGGCATTACAAAGAAATAGATCAGCGCATACGCCGTTTAGCGGTAAGTGATGAAATATCTTTGGGAGACTTTGTGCTAAGTGGTGGAGAACTGGCGGCACAAGTGTTTATTGATGGACTGGCAAGATTGCAAGAGGGTGTATTGAGTGATATCGAAAGTGCAAAAAGCGATTCTTTTTATTATGGCAAGCTTGGATTTCCGTGTTATACCCGACCAGAACAATTTATGGGACAACAAGTTCCTGCAGTGTTAAGGGAAGGGAATCACGCAAAAATTGAACAATGGGCAGTAGCCCAAGCAGAACTTTTAACTAAAATCCGCAGACCGGATTTATGTGAACATAACCCTAAGGGAAATAAGTAACCAATCAGGAAAGCGGGGATCCAAAATCATTACAATTACTGTTACGCGCGGAACTTACCGGCAATACCGGTGTTTTGAGAAGCCTGCCCACAATCGGCATGGCATTGATAAGGTTCAGAATCACAGCGCTCAGCCGGGTTTTATGCGCAGAAACCTAGTTTGGTAATTGAGCTGTGCTTTGCGCCGCGCCAAACAACTCAGGATCCTGCTTCTCCGAGTATATATATGGGAGGAACCCAATGGATATTCTGCAACAAATAGGCAGAGACCAAATCAGAACCGACTTTCCGGAATACCGAGTTGGAGACACCGTGAAAGTCCATTATAAAATAAAAGAAGGCAGCAAGGAACGTATCCAGGTTTTTCAGGGTATCGTGATCCAAAAACGTGGAGTTGGCGTTTCCAAATCCTTCACCGTACGAAAAGTTTCAAGTGGCGTGGGAGTGGAAAGAGTATTTCCCCAAAACTCACCCAATATCGATAAGCTTGAAATTATACGCCATGGCCAAGTTCGCAGAGCGAAGCTCTTCTATCTGCGTCAGGCTAAGGGAAAAGCGGGGAGAATCAAAGAACGCAGAAGATTTACCGCTTAGTTACCGTAAAACACTCATTCGCCCCTTGGTTCAATTTGTATCGAGGGGCTTTCTCTTTTAGCAAAGGAGTGTTATGAAGAGAATACTATATTACAGCACGCCGGGGATAG
The genomic region above belongs to Candidatus Cloacimonadota bacterium and contains:
- the rpsP gene encoding 30S ribosomal protein S16 — protein: MVKLRLRRMGAGNQPFYRIVAVDSRVKQCGKYLECVGWYDPKPDPSKINIETERAIYWLSVGAQPTDTVRSLLRKAGILQIWHERKIAKAE
- a CDS encoding KH domain-containing protein, with the translated sequence MKDLIEFMVKALVDDPSEVSITEITGGKVTIFELRVAKTDIGKVIGKRGRTAGAIRTIINAVSTKQGKRAELEIIE
- the trmD gene encoding tRNA (guanosine(37)-N1)-methyltransferase TrmD, which encodes MKIDVLSLFPEAFTSFLGTSIVSRAIQKKAIVVELDDIRAYSTDKHHCVDDYPYGGFAGMVATPQPLWDAIQAKLKAGPAPVIYFTPQGRRLDQKILLNYASESHLILVCGHYKEIDQRIRRLAVSDEISLGDFVLSGGELAAQVFIDGLARLQEGVLSDIESAKSDSFYYGKLGFPCYTRPEQFMGQQVPAVLREGNHAKIEQWAVAQAELLTKIRRPDLCEHNPKGNK
- the rplS gene encoding 50S ribosomal protein L19 — its product is MDILQQIGRDQIRTDFPEYRVGDTVKVHYKIKEGSKERIQVFQGIVIQKRGVGVSKSFTVRKVSSGVGVERVFPQNSPNIDKLEIIRHGQVRRAKLFYLRQAKGKAGRIKERRRFTA